Proteins from one Pseudomonas bijieensis genomic window:
- a CDS encoding type III PLP-dependent enzyme: MSIQVEDYFARETFQKMKAFADKQETPFVVIDTAMIAQAYDDLRAGFEFAKVYYAVKANPAVEIIDLLKDKGSNFDIASIYELDKVMSRGVGPDQISYGNTIKKSRDIRYFYEKGVRLYATDSEADLRNIAKAAPGSKVYVRILTEGSTTADWPLSRKFGCQTDMAMDLLILARDLGLVPYGISFHVGSQQRDISVWDAAIAKVKVIFERLKEEDGIVLKLINMGGGFPANYITRTNSLETYAEEIIRFLKEDFGDDLPEIILEPGRSLIANAGILVSEVVLVARKSRTAVERWVYTDVGKFSGLIETMDEAIKFPIWTEKKGEMEEVVIAGPTCDSADIMYENYKYGLPLNLAIGDRLYWLSTGAYTTSYSAVEFNGFPPLKSFYV, encoded by the coding sequence ATGTCGATCCAGGTCGAAGATTATTTCGCGCGCGAAACCTTCCAGAAAATGAAGGCGTTCGCCGACAAGCAGGAAACCCCGTTCGTGGTGATCGACACCGCGATGATCGCCCAGGCCTATGACGACCTGCGCGCCGGTTTCGAATTCGCCAAGGTTTACTACGCCGTCAAGGCCAACCCGGCGGTGGAAATCATCGACCTGCTCAAGGATAAAGGCTCGAACTTCGACATCGCCTCGATCTACGAGCTGGACAAGGTCATGAGCCGCGGCGTGGGCCCGGATCAGATCAGCTATGGCAACACCATCAAGAAATCCCGCGACATTCGCTACTTCTACGAGAAGGGCGTGCGCCTGTACGCCACCGACTCCGAAGCCGACCTGCGCAACATCGCCAAGGCTGCGCCGGGCTCGAAAGTCTATGTGCGCATTCTCACCGAAGGCTCGACCACCGCTGACTGGCCGTTGTCGCGCAAGTTCGGCTGCCAGACCGACATGGCCATGGACCTGCTGATCCTGGCTCGCGACCTGGGCCTGGTGCCGTATGGCATTTCGTTCCACGTTGGCTCGCAACAGCGCGACATCAGCGTCTGGGACGCAGCCATCGCCAAGGTCAAGGTGATCTTCGAGCGTTTGAAAGAAGAAGACGGCATCGTCCTGAAGCTGATCAACATGGGTGGCGGCTTCCCGGCCAACTACATCACCCGCACCAACAGCCTGGAAACCTACGCCGAGGAGATCATCCGCTTCCTCAAGGAAGACTTCGGCGACGACCTGCCGGAAATCATCCTGGAGCCGGGCCGTTCGTTGATCGCCAACGCCGGTATCCTGGTCAGCGAAGTGGTGCTGGTGGCGCGCAAGTCCCGTACCGCCGTCGAGCGTTGGGTATACACCGATGTGGGCAAGTTCTCCGGCCTGATCGAAACCATGGACGAAGCCATCAAGTTCCCGATCTGGACCGAGAAAAAAGGCGAGATGGAAGAAGTGGTCATCGCCGGCCCGACCTGCGACAGCGCCGACATCATGTACGAAAACTACAAGTACGGTTTGCCGCTGAACCTGGCCATCGGTGACCGCCTGTACTGGCTGTCGACCGGTGCCTACACCACCAGTTACAGCGCGGTGGAATTCAATGGCTTCCCGCCGCTGAAGTCGTTCTACGTATAA